In Brassica rapa cultivar Chiifu-401-42 chromosome A06, CAAS_Brap_v3.01, whole genome shotgun sequence, a single window of DNA contains:
- the LOC103871560 gene encoding protein-lysine methyltransferase METTL21D isoform X2, with translation MRPWCLPNILKGRFSPSKLKGKRAIELGAGCGVAGFAMAMLGCDVVSTDQKEVLPLLKRNVEWNTSTILQMNPGSASFGSLRVAELDWGNEDHVRAVEPPFDYVIGTDVVYSEQLLEPLLHTILALSGPKTTVMLGYEIRSTIVHDKMLQMWKDNFEVKTIPRSKMDGEYQDPSIHLYLMSQKASAESSGNAVQDEPAVVVDAADETKCEKEVSTLECLVDSPNLLEEEDVATHRPKLREDSLLMRLRDGKMSEWEMRRYGKVAAQLLRDVKIDVQVKK, from the exons GAAAGGAAGGTTTAGTCCGTCTAAACTGAAAGGGAAACGTGCTATAGAGCTAGGAGCTGGTTGTGGCGTGGCAGGATTTG CTATGGCGATGCTGGGCTGTGATGTTGTTTCAACTGACCAAAAAGAAGTATTGCCACTGCTTAAGAGGAACGTAGAATGGAACACATCAACAATCTTGCAGATGAATCCTGGTTCAG CATCATTTGGATCGCTCCGAGTTGCAGAACTTGACTGGGGCAACGAAGATCATGTAAGGGCCGTTGAGCCGCCTTTTGACTATGTCATCGGTACCGATGTT GTATACTCTGAGCAGCTTCTGGAGCCTCTGTTGCACACCATACTCGCCCTGTCAGGGCCAAAGACAACGGTTATG TTGGGGTATGAGATACGTTCGACGATCGTTCATGACAAAATGCTTCAGATGTGGAAAGACAACTTCGAAGTCAAAACCATTCCAAGATCCAAG ATGGATGGTGAGTACCAAGACCCGAGCATTCATCTCTACCTCATGTCACAGAAAGCTTCTGCGGAGAGCTCTGGAAACGCTGTCCAAGATGAACCTGCTGTTGTTGTTGACGCGGCTGATGAAACAAAGTGTGAGAAGGAAGTTTCAACCTTAGAATGCCTTGTTGATTCACCAAATCTgttggaagaagaagacgtTGCTACACACCGTCCTAAACTTAGAGAAGATAGTTTGTTGATGAGATTACGAGACGGGAAGATGAGCGAATGGGAGATGAGAAGGTATGGTAAAGTTGCTGCACAGCTTCTACGTGACGTTAAGATTGATGTTCAG GTGAAAAAATGA